From one Neovison vison isolate M4711 chromosome 1, ASM_NN_V1, whole genome shotgun sequence genomic stretch:
- the ZBED9 gene encoding SCAN domain-containing protein 3 isoform X2, which produces MATASGVLPALGGRAAAERGEIIRVKVKEEDHVWDQESCLHENVTVTRELCRLRFRQFCYQETPGPREALSRLRELCRRWLRPETHSKEQIVELLVLEQFLTILPEELQAWVREQQPESGEQAVAALEDLERELDEPRQQVPQSTDGPEIPVEELTPVETAKESFGAQLQRVEDGMECDSPEPHQSPQDRSFLWLSMMSQSMGDDNPSSLDTNEPEIEPENMREKFFRSLAVLLENKSNNTKIFSKAKYCQLIREVKEAKAKSRKESVDYRRLARFDVIFVQGNEKLIEAANGETDQVRYYLHSEELFDILHDTHLSIGHGGRTRMEKELQAKYRNITKEVIMLYLTLCGACQQKNAKLKKVLTSKPMKEVNSRCQVDLIDMQLNPDGEYKFIMHYQDLRTKLSFLRSLKSKKPKEVAHALLDIFTITGAPSVLQSDNGREFSSQVVSELSNIWPELKIVHGKPLPCQSQSSVNQTNEDIQTRILSWMQTHQSSHWAEFLWFIQMTQNQPYHRGMQQTPHEGTWSSEAQLGLCHSQLPEDLPASLSPENGSERSAAGAQRAETLETGTDSSDLEEHLSAPPTGAVRKPPENRLRFVPRVVCEKECSGAHRCVSCDGSVHAVCGAPRQQDPEGCHHRMTCSLCCETTTMKRKLDETQRSLTGQPFKMRKPSETPFPSDDVGDWMAKQASLDFFVKKKHTFSEYSSRSKRNGNNGSRPEQGKTRRVHTSFTRKYDPSYIEFGFVAIIDGAVLKPQCIICGDILANEAMKPSKLKRHLYSKHKEISSQPKEFFERKSNELKSQPKPVLSVSHINISALRASYKVALPVAKSKTPYTIAETLVKDCIREVCLEMLGESAAQKVAQVPLSNDTIARRIQELASDMEDQLVEQIKEAKYFSLQLDECRDVANLVILLVYVRFEHDGDIKEEFFFSASLPTNTTSVELYEAVKNYVVNKCGLEFRFCVGVCSDGAASMTGPCSEVVTLIKELAPECKVTHCFIHRESLAMRKVSAELNSVLTDTVRIVNYVKSSAFNSRLFSLLCDNMEADHKQLLLHAEMRWLSRGKVLSRMFEIRNELLVFLQSKKPVWSQLFRDVNWTARLAYLSDIFSIFNDLNVSMQGKNATCFSMADKIEGQKQKLEAWKNRVSADCYDMFHNLTTVIQEVGNDLDVVHLRKVISEHLTNLLDCLELYFPSKEDPRVGNSWIQNPFLPPKDNLNLTVTLQDNLLKLATDEGLKTNFENTASLASFWIKVKNEYPELAEVALKSLLLFPSTSLCETGFSTLSVIRTKHRNSLNIHYPLRVALSSIQPRLDKLTSKKQAHLSH; this is translated from the exons ATGGCCACGGCCTCCGGGGTTCTCCCGGCCCTGGGTGGCCGGGCTGCGGCGGAGCGTGGGGAGATTATCAGAGTGAAGGTTAAGGAGGAGGACCACGTGTGGGATCAGGAGTCCTGCCTGCACGAGAATGTGACTGTCACCCGGGAGCTCTGCCGCCTGCGCTTCCGGCAGTTCTGCTACCAggagaccccggggccccgcgAGGCGCTGAGCCGGCTGCGGGAGCTCTGCCGACGCTGGCTGCGGCCCGAGACGCACAGCAAGGAGCAGATCGTGGAGCTGCTGGTGCTGGAGCAGTTCCTGACCATCCTGCCCGAGGAGCTGCAGGCCTGGGTGCGGGAGCAGCAGCCGGAGAGCGGGGAGCAAGCGGTGGCCGCGCTGGAGGACCTGGAGAGGGAGCTGGACGAGCCTCGACAGCAG GTCCCACAGAGCACAGATGGGCCAGAAATTCCTGTGGAGGAATTGACTCCTGTGGAGACCGCGAAGGAGTCCTTCGGTGCCCAGCTCCAGCGTGTGGAAGACGGAATGGAATGTGACTCTCCAGAGCCACACCAGTCACCGCAGGACA GGTCATTCTTGTGGCTTTCCATGATGTCTCAAAGCATGGGTGATGATAACCCCAGTAGTTTAGACACTAATGAACCAGAAATTGAACCAGAAAACATGAGAGAGAAGTTCTTCAGAAGCTTAGCAGTGTTACtggaaaacaaaagtaataataCCAAGATATTTTCTAAAGCAAAGTACTGTCAGTTAATAAGGGAAGTGAAAGAGGCAAAAGCGAAGTCAAGAAAGGAATCTGTAGACTATCGTCGCTTAGCTAGATTTGATGTGATCTTCGTACAAGGAAATGAGAAGCTGATTGAGGCTGCAAATGGGGAAACAGACCAAGTGCGGTATTACTTACACAGCGAGGAGTTATTTGACATTCTGCATGATACCCATCTCAGCATTGGACATGGCGGGCGTACCCGCATGGAGAAAGAGTTACAAGCAAAATACAGGAACATCACAAAGGAAGTTATAATGCTATACCTGACACTCTGTGGAGCATGCCAGCAGAAAAATGCGAAACTCAAGAAAGTTCTCACATCAAAGCCAATGAAGGAAGTGAATTCGAGATGCCAAGTGGATCTTATAGACATGCAGTTGAATCCCGATGGGGAGTATAAATTTATTATGCACTATCAAGACCTTCGTACAAAGTTGAGTTTCTTGCGGTCACTAAAATCTAAAAAGCCTAAGGAAGTTGCACATGCTCTTTTAGATATTTTTACAATTACTGGAGCTCCCAGTGTCCTACAGTCTGACAATGGGAGGGAATTTTCAAGCCAGGTTGTCAGTGAACTCAGTAATATTTGGCCAGAATTAAAAATTGTCCATGGGAAGCCTCTACCCTGTCAAAGCCAAAGTTCTGTGAATCAAACTAACGAGGATATCCAAACTAGGATTCTTTCCTGGATGCAAACTCACCAGTCATCACATTGGGCTGAATTTTTGTGGTTCATTCAGATGACCCAGAATCAGCCCTATCACCGAGGCATGCAGCAGACTCCACATGAAGGCACCTGGAGCTCTGAAGCTCAACTAGGCCTGTGTCATTCCCAGTTACCCGAAGACCTTCCTGCTAGCCTGAGTCCAGAAAACGGATCCGAACGAAGTGCGGCAGGAGCACAGCGTGCAGAGACATTGGAGACTGGCACGGACAGCAGTGACCTTGAAGAACAtctttctgctcctcccaccGGGGCCGTGAGGAAGCCTCCTGAAAACAGACTAAGATTCGTACCCCGTGTGGTGTGTGAGAAGGAGTGCTCGGGGGCTCATCGTTGCGTATCGTGTGATGGAAGCGTCCATGCGGTCTGCGGAGCGCCCCGTCAGCAGGACCCCGAGGGCTGTCATCACAGAATGACGTGCAGCCTCTGCTGCGAGACCAcgacaatgaaaagaaagcttGACGAGACCCAAAGAAGTTTGACCGGTCAGCCTTTCAAGATGCGGAAGCCGTCAGAGACACCATTTCCCTCAGACGACGTCGGAGACTGG ATGGCGAAACAAGCCTCACTGGACTTTTTTGTCAAGAAAAAACATACCTTTTCTGAATATAGCAGCCGTAGTAAGAGAAATGGTAACAATGGAAGTCGCCCAGAGCAGGGGAAAACCAGAAGAGTTCACACAAGTTTCACTCGGAAGTATGACCCCTCGTATATTGAGTTCGGGTTTGTAGCCATAATCGACGGTGCAGTGCTAAAGCCGCAGTGCATTATTTGTGGAGATATCCTCGCCAACGAAGCCATGAAACCATCAAAGCTGAAGCGGCACTTGTATTCAAAACATAAAGAGATAAGTTCACAACCGAAAGAATTCTTCGAGAGAAAGAGTAATGAATTAAAGAGCCAGCCGAAGCCGGTGCTGAGTGTTTCTCACATAAACATCAGTGCCCTACGGGCGTCCTACAAGGTGGCGCTCCCGGTGGCCAAGTCTAAGACGCCGTACACGATCGCAGAGACGCTCGTGAAAGACTGCATCAGAGAGGTCTGCCTGGAGATGCTGGGCGAGTCCGCGGCCCAGAAGGTGGCCCAGGTGCCGCTTTCCAACGACACCATAGCCCGGCGCATTCAGGAGCTGGCGAGCGACATGGAGGACCAACTTGTAGAGCAAATAAAAGAAGCAAAGTACTTTTCGTTGCAGCTTGATGAATGCAGAGACGTTGCTAACCTGGTCATTCTTCTGGTGTATGTACGGTTCGAACATGATGGTGATATCAAGGAAGAATTCTTCTTTTCAGCCTCTTTACCGACAAACACGACTAGCGTGGAGCTGTATGAAGCTGTGAAGAACTACGTCGTCAACAAGTGTGGTCTGGAGTTCAGGTTTTGTGTGGGGGTGTGTTCTGATGGCGCGGCCTCCATGACAGGGCCGTGCTCCGAGGTGGTGACCCTGATCAAGGAGCTGGCCCCGGAGTGCAAAGTGACACATTGCTTCATTCATCGAGAAAGTCTGGCCATGAGAAAGGTGTCAGCGGAGCTAAACAGTGTGCTCACTGACACTGTAAGAATCGTGAATTATGTCAAGTCTAGCGCGTTCAATTCCAGGCTGTTCTCTCTGTTGTGCGACAACATGGAAGCTGACCACAAGCAGCTGTTGCTGCACGCTGAGATGCGGTGGTTGTCTCGGGGAAAGGTTCTGTCGAGAATGTTTGAAATACGAAATGAACTCTTAGTGTTTCTGCAAAGCAAGAAGCCAGTTTGGTCCCAGCTTTTCAGAGATGTGAATTGGACAGCCAGACTTGCTTATTTATCTGatatattcagtatttttaatgaTCTTAATGTTTCCATGCAAGGGAAGAATGCAACCTGTTTTTCAATGGCTGACAAGATTGAAGGACAAAAGCAGAAGTTAGAAGCCTGGAAAAACAGAGTTTCTGCAGATTGTTATGACATGTTCCATAATTTAACAACAGTAATCCAGGAAGTAGGTAATGACCTTGATGTTGTCCATCTGCGGAAAGTTATCAGTGAACATCTTACGAATCTGTTGGATTGTTTGGAATTGTATTTTCCTTCAAAAGAAGATCCGCGTGTGGGAAACTCGTGGATCcaaaatccatttcttccaccaaaagataatttaaatttaactgtaACCCTCCAGGATAACTTGTTGAAGCTGGCTACTGATGAAGGATTGAAAACGAATTTTGAAAATACAGCATCGCTTGCTTCATTttggataaaagttaaaaatgagtATCCTGAACTTGCTGAGGTTGCTTTAAAATCCCTCCTTCTGTTCCCCTCAACATCCCTCTGCGAGACCGGGTTCTCTACTCTAAGCGTTATTAGAACAAAACACAGGAACAGTTTGAATATCCATTATCCCCTGAGAGTAGCGTTGTCATCGATCCAGCCCAGGTTAGACAAATTAACAAGCAAGAAGCAAGCTCACTTATCCCATTAA
- the ZBED9 gene encoding SCAN domain-containing protein 3 isoform X1 translates to MATASGVLPALGGRAAAERGEIIRVKVKEEDHVWDQESCLHENVTVTRELCRLRFRQFCYQETPGPREALSRLRELCRRWLRPETHSKEQIVELLVLEQFLTILPEELQAWVREQQPESGEQAVAALEDLERELDEPRQQVPQSTDGPEIPVEELTPVETAKESFGAQLQRVEDGMECDSPEPHQSPQDSGSFLWLSMMSQSMGDDNPSSLDTNEPEIEPENMREKFFRSLAVLLENKSNNTKIFSKAKYCQLIREVKEAKAKSRKESVDYRRLARFDVIFVQGNEKLIEAANGETDQVRYYLHSEELFDILHDTHLSIGHGGRTRMEKELQAKYRNITKEVIMLYLTLCGACQQKNAKLKKVLTSKPMKEVNSRCQVDLIDMQLNPDGEYKFIMHYQDLRTKLSFLRSLKSKKPKEVAHALLDIFTITGAPSVLQSDNGREFSSQVVSELSNIWPELKIVHGKPLPCQSQSSVNQTNEDIQTRILSWMQTHQSSHWAEFLWFIQMTQNQPYHRGMQQTPHEGTWSSEAQLGLCHSQLPEDLPASLSPENGSERSAAGAQRAETLETGTDSSDLEEHLSAPPTGAVRKPPENRLRFVPRVVCEKECSGAHRCVSCDGSVHAVCGAPRQQDPEGCHHRMTCSLCCETTTMKRKLDETQRSLTGQPFKMRKPSETPFPSDDVGDWMAKQASLDFFVKKKHTFSEYSSRSKRNGNNGSRPEQGKTRRVHTSFTRKYDPSYIEFGFVAIIDGAVLKPQCIICGDILANEAMKPSKLKRHLYSKHKEISSQPKEFFERKSNELKSQPKPVLSVSHINISALRASYKVALPVAKSKTPYTIAETLVKDCIREVCLEMLGESAAQKVAQVPLSNDTIARRIQELASDMEDQLVEQIKEAKYFSLQLDECRDVANLVILLVYVRFEHDGDIKEEFFFSASLPTNTTSVELYEAVKNYVVNKCGLEFRFCVGVCSDGAASMTGPCSEVVTLIKELAPECKVTHCFIHRESLAMRKVSAELNSVLTDTVRIVNYVKSSAFNSRLFSLLCDNMEADHKQLLLHAEMRWLSRGKVLSRMFEIRNELLVFLQSKKPVWSQLFRDVNWTARLAYLSDIFSIFNDLNVSMQGKNATCFSMADKIEGQKQKLEAWKNRVSADCYDMFHNLTTVIQEVGNDLDVVHLRKVISEHLTNLLDCLELYFPSKEDPRVGNSWIQNPFLPPKDNLNLTVTLQDNLLKLATDEGLKTNFENTASLASFWIKVKNEYPELAEVALKSLLLFPSTSLCETGFSTLSVIRTKHRNSLNIHYPLRVALSSIQPRLDKLTSKKQAHLSH, encoded by the exons ATGGCCACGGCCTCCGGGGTTCTCCCGGCCCTGGGTGGCCGGGCTGCGGCGGAGCGTGGGGAGATTATCAGAGTGAAGGTTAAGGAGGAGGACCACGTGTGGGATCAGGAGTCCTGCCTGCACGAGAATGTGACTGTCACCCGGGAGCTCTGCCGCCTGCGCTTCCGGCAGTTCTGCTACCAggagaccccggggccccgcgAGGCGCTGAGCCGGCTGCGGGAGCTCTGCCGACGCTGGCTGCGGCCCGAGACGCACAGCAAGGAGCAGATCGTGGAGCTGCTGGTGCTGGAGCAGTTCCTGACCATCCTGCCCGAGGAGCTGCAGGCCTGGGTGCGGGAGCAGCAGCCGGAGAGCGGGGAGCAAGCGGTGGCCGCGCTGGAGGACCTGGAGAGGGAGCTGGACGAGCCTCGACAGCAG GTCCCACAGAGCACAGATGGGCCAGAAATTCCTGTGGAGGAATTGACTCCTGTGGAGACCGCGAAGGAGTCCTTCGGTGCCCAGCTCCAGCGTGTGGAAGACGGAATGGAATGTGACTCTCCAGAGCCACACCAGTCACCGCAGGACAGTG GGTCATTCTTGTGGCTTTCCATGATGTCTCAAAGCATGGGTGATGATAACCCCAGTAGTTTAGACACTAATGAACCAGAAATTGAACCAGAAAACATGAGAGAGAAGTTCTTCAGAAGCTTAGCAGTGTTACtggaaaacaaaagtaataataCCAAGATATTTTCTAAAGCAAAGTACTGTCAGTTAATAAGGGAAGTGAAAGAGGCAAAAGCGAAGTCAAGAAAGGAATCTGTAGACTATCGTCGCTTAGCTAGATTTGATGTGATCTTCGTACAAGGAAATGAGAAGCTGATTGAGGCTGCAAATGGGGAAACAGACCAAGTGCGGTATTACTTACACAGCGAGGAGTTATTTGACATTCTGCATGATACCCATCTCAGCATTGGACATGGCGGGCGTACCCGCATGGAGAAAGAGTTACAAGCAAAATACAGGAACATCACAAAGGAAGTTATAATGCTATACCTGACACTCTGTGGAGCATGCCAGCAGAAAAATGCGAAACTCAAGAAAGTTCTCACATCAAAGCCAATGAAGGAAGTGAATTCGAGATGCCAAGTGGATCTTATAGACATGCAGTTGAATCCCGATGGGGAGTATAAATTTATTATGCACTATCAAGACCTTCGTACAAAGTTGAGTTTCTTGCGGTCACTAAAATCTAAAAAGCCTAAGGAAGTTGCACATGCTCTTTTAGATATTTTTACAATTACTGGAGCTCCCAGTGTCCTACAGTCTGACAATGGGAGGGAATTTTCAAGCCAGGTTGTCAGTGAACTCAGTAATATTTGGCCAGAATTAAAAATTGTCCATGGGAAGCCTCTACCCTGTCAAAGCCAAAGTTCTGTGAATCAAACTAACGAGGATATCCAAACTAGGATTCTTTCCTGGATGCAAACTCACCAGTCATCACATTGGGCTGAATTTTTGTGGTTCATTCAGATGACCCAGAATCAGCCCTATCACCGAGGCATGCAGCAGACTCCACATGAAGGCACCTGGAGCTCTGAAGCTCAACTAGGCCTGTGTCATTCCCAGTTACCCGAAGACCTTCCTGCTAGCCTGAGTCCAGAAAACGGATCCGAACGAAGTGCGGCAGGAGCACAGCGTGCAGAGACATTGGAGACTGGCACGGACAGCAGTGACCTTGAAGAACAtctttctgctcctcccaccGGGGCCGTGAGGAAGCCTCCTGAAAACAGACTAAGATTCGTACCCCGTGTGGTGTGTGAGAAGGAGTGCTCGGGGGCTCATCGTTGCGTATCGTGTGATGGAAGCGTCCATGCGGTCTGCGGAGCGCCCCGTCAGCAGGACCCCGAGGGCTGTCATCACAGAATGACGTGCAGCCTCTGCTGCGAGACCAcgacaatgaaaagaaagcttGACGAGACCCAAAGAAGTTTGACCGGTCAGCCTTTCAAGATGCGGAAGCCGTCAGAGACACCATTTCCCTCAGACGACGTCGGAGACTGG ATGGCGAAACAAGCCTCACTGGACTTTTTTGTCAAGAAAAAACATACCTTTTCTGAATATAGCAGCCGTAGTAAGAGAAATGGTAACAATGGAAGTCGCCCAGAGCAGGGGAAAACCAGAAGAGTTCACACAAGTTTCACTCGGAAGTATGACCCCTCGTATATTGAGTTCGGGTTTGTAGCCATAATCGACGGTGCAGTGCTAAAGCCGCAGTGCATTATTTGTGGAGATATCCTCGCCAACGAAGCCATGAAACCATCAAAGCTGAAGCGGCACTTGTATTCAAAACATAAAGAGATAAGTTCACAACCGAAAGAATTCTTCGAGAGAAAGAGTAATGAATTAAAGAGCCAGCCGAAGCCGGTGCTGAGTGTTTCTCACATAAACATCAGTGCCCTACGGGCGTCCTACAAGGTGGCGCTCCCGGTGGCCAAGTCTAAGACGCCGTACACGATCGCAGAGACGCTCGTGAAAGACTGCATCAGAGAGGTCTGCCTGGAGATGCTGGGCGAGTCCGCGGCCCAGAAGGTGGCCCAGGTGCCGCTTTCCAACGACACCATAGCCCGGCGCATTCAGGAGCTGGCGAGCGACATGGAGGACCAACTTGTAGAGCAAATAAAAGAAGCAAAGTACTTTTCGTTGCAGCTTGATGAATGCAGAGACGTTGCTAACCTGGTCATTCTTCTGGTGTATGTACGGTTCGAACATGATGGTGATATCAAGGAAGAATTCTTCTTTTCAGCCTCTTTACCGACAAACACGACTAGCGTGGAGCTGTATGAAGCTGTGAAGAACTACGTCGTCAACAAGTGTGGTCTGGAGTTCAGGTTTTGTGTGGGGGTGTGTTCTGATGGCGCGGCCTCCATGACAGGGCCGTGCTCCGAGGTGGTGACCCTGATCAAGGAGCTGGCCCCGGAGTGCAAAGTGACACATTGCTTCATTCATCGAGAAAGTCTGGCCATGAGAAAGGTGTCAGCGGAGCTAAACAGTGTGCTCACTGACACTGTAAGAATCGTGAATTATGTCAAGTCTAGCGCGTTCAATTCCAGGCTGTTCTCTCTGTTGTGCGACAACATGGAAGCTGACCACAAGCAGCTGTTGCTGCACGCTGAGATGCGGTGGTTGTCTCGGGGAAAGGTTCTGTCGAGAATGTTTGAAATACGAAATGAACTCTTAGTGTTTCTGCAAAGCAAGAAGCCAGTTTGGTCCCAGCTTTTCAGAGATGTGAATTGGACAGCCAGACTTGCTTATTTATCTGatatattcagtatttttaatgaTCTTAATGTTTCCATGCAAGGGAAGAATGCAACCTGTTTTTCAATGGCTGACAAGATTGAAGGACAAAAGCAGAAGTTAGAAGCCTGGAAAAACAGAGTTTCTGCAGATTGTTATGACATGTTCCATAATTTAACAACAGTAATCCAGGAAGTAGGTAATGACCTTGATGTTGTCCATCTGCGGAAAGTTATCAGTGAACATCTTACGAATCTGTTGGATTGTTTGGAATTGTATTTTCCTTCAAAAGAAGATCCGCGTGTGGGAAACTCGTGGATCcaaaatccatttcttccaccaaaagataatttaaatttaactgtaACCCTCCAGGATAACTTGTTGAAGCTGGCTACTGATGAAGGATTGAAAACGAATTTTGAAAATACAGCATCGCTTGCTTCATTttggataaaagttaaaaatgagtATCCTGAACTTGCTGAGGTTGCTTTAAAATCCCTCCTTCTGTTCCCCTCAACATCCCTCTGCGAGACCGGGTTCTCTACTCTAAGCGTTATTAGAACAAAACACAGGAACAGTTTGAATATCCATTATCCCCTGAGAGTAGCGTTGTCATCGATCCAGCCCAGGTTAGACAAATTAACAAGCAAGAAGCAAGCTCACTTATCCCATTAA